The proteins below are encoded in one region of Rhodopirellula halodulae:
- a CDS encoding SGNH/GDSL hydrolase family protein: protein MTSPSSDKQSTPQRTNRTGIPLRRKILFSVIPVLLFFGVLEGMLRLVGFQANQGVERMEFTFPIDDYNESAPQPFLVRDETLFWRPKAGVMDHNSKGFYGPEFEAEKKPGVFRIVCLGDSCTHFGPDSYPDMLRIYLDETAPGKFEVINAGVIGYTSFQGRRLLESEVLKWSPDLVTVYFGWNDHWLARGRQDKDQNVETSVVMNALQGFRVIQFASYTLGGLSSQTGKAKRVELDDYRENLAHIATQCQSQNIATWYITAPHAFDLGIPPYLVESGEISDQRSLIPMHRSYNQVVREVAQTKEATLIDLAGEMDQMNKQELFIDDHIHLSRTGKFYLTKRIIETLETNNILAERPNAEPSAPGTD, encoded by the coding sequence ATGACCTCGCCCTCCTCCGACAAACAATCGACTCCGCAACGCACCAATCGAACGGGTATTCCGCTTCGTCGAAAGATTCTGTTCAGCGTCATTCCAGTGCTTCTTTTCTTCGGCGTGCTTGAAGGAATGTTGCGTCTGGTTGGTTTTCAAGCCAACCAGGGCGTGGAACGGATGGAGTTCACCTTTCCGATCGACGACTACAACGAAAGTGCGCCGCAGCCGTTCCTGGTTCGTGACGAGACATTGTTCTGGCGTCCGAAAGCCGGCGTGATGGACCACAACTCAAAGGGCTTCTACGGACCTGAGTTTGAAGCGGAAAAGAAACCAGGCGTTTTCCGAATCGTGTGCCTTGGCGATAGCTGCACCCACTTTGGCCCCGATTCCTATCCCGACATGCTGCGCATCTATCTGGATGAAACGGCCCCCGGGAAATTCGAGGTCATCAATGCCGGTGTGATCGGCTACACGTCGTTCCAAGGACGACGACTGCTAGAGTCCGAGGTGTTGAAGTGGTCGCCCGACCTTGTGACGGTGTACTTTGGATGGAATGACCACTGGTTGGCGCGAGGCCGACAAGACAAAGACCAGAACGTCGAAACCTCTGTCGTGATGAACGCGTTGCAAGGTTTTCGAGTCATCCAATTCGCGTCGTACACACTGGGTGGACTGAGCAGCCAGACCGGCAAAGCAAAACGGGTGGAACTTGACGACTATCGCGAGAACCTCGCTCACATTGCAACGCAGTGTCAATCGCAGAATATCGCGACTTGGTACATCACCGCACCCCATGCGTTTGATTTGGGCATTCCGCCGTACCTGGTTGAATCAGGAGAAATCTCCGACCAAAGGTCGCTGATTCCCATGCACCGAAGCTACAACCAAGTTGTTCGCGAAGTCGCACAAACCAAGGAAGCAACGCTGATCGATCTCGCCGGCGAAATGGATCAAATGAACAAACAAGAGCTGTTCATCGACGACCACATTCACCTGTCTCGCACCGGCAAGTTCTATCTCACCAAACGAATCATTGAGACGTTGGAAACCAACAACATCCTTGCTGAACGACCAAACGCTGAACCGTCGGCACCCGGAACCGACTGA
- a CDS encoding ADP-ribosylglycohydrolase family protein, which translates to MNRDAIVGCILGTAIGDAIGLPYEGVSPERARRLLGPPDRHRFVFGRGMISDDTEHTCMVAQSLIESDGDVELFAKRFASRLRWWVIALPAGVGKATAQAGLKLWLGASPEKAGVYSAGNGPAMRAALFGAAMDDRAKMLEFVRASTRLTHTDRKAEFGAIAVALAAQHARQNPTVDAERWLTEVADACGESASELIELLRRAIHSVKVGELTTDFARSIDLKDGVSGYTYHTVPVAVHAWLSHSKNFRAAIRSTIECGGDADTTAAIVGGIVGCGVGESGLPDDWLSRIKELPRSVDWMQCLGEALADTMEGHPPKNTPSINPITALTRNLFFLSIVLFHGFRRLAPPY; encoded by the coding sequence ATGAATCGCGATGCGATCGTTGGATGCATTTTGGGTACCGCCATCGGTGATGCGATCGGGTTGCCTTACGAAGGTGTATCCCCGGAACGAGCACGGCGTTTACTTGGACCACCGGATCGCCATCGATTTGTTTTCGGGCGAGGAATGATCTCCGATGATACCGAGCACACCTGCATGGTCGCTCAATCGTTGATCGAGAGCGACGGGGATGTTGAGTTGTTTGCCAAGCGGTTCGCCTCGCGACTAAGGTGGTGGGTGATTGCTTTGCCTGCGGGCGTTGGGAAAGCAACGGCTCAGGCTGGTTTGAAACTTTGGCTTGGGGCGAGCCCAGAGAAAGCAGGTGTGTACTCAGCTGGGAACGGCCCCGCGATGCGAGCGGCTCTGTTTGGCGCCGCCATGGATGACCGAGCCAAGATGCTTGAGTTTGTCCGTGCGTCGACTCGCCTAACACACACTGACCGAAAGGCGGAGTTCGGCGCGATTGCGGTCGCACTCGCAGCTCAGCATGCTCGCCAGAACCCAACTGTCGACGCGGAGCGTTGGTTGACAGAGGTGGCCGACGCTTGCGGCGAATCAGCTTCCGAGCTGATCGAACTGCTGCGGCGTGCGATTCACAGCGTAAAAGTGGGTGAGCTGACCACAGATTTTGCGAGGTCAATCGATCTGAAAGACGGGGTGTCCGGCTACACGTATCACACCGTCCCTGTCGCCGTGCATGCTTGGCTATCGCATTCAAAAAATTTCCGAGCCGCAATCCGTTCGACCATTGAGTGCGGTGGGGATGCCGACACGACCGCAGCGATTGTTGGAGGAATCGTCGGATGCGGGGTGGGAGAAAGCGGTCTGCCCGACGACTGGTTGAGCCGGATCAAAGAACTACCACGCAGCGTTGACTGGATGCAATGCCTCGGCGAAGCATTGGCTGACACCATGGAAGGCCATCCTCCGAAGAATACACCATCGATCAACCCCATCACCGCATTGACTCGTAACTTGTTCTTCTTGTCGATCGTTCTTTTTCACGGATTCCGCCGGCTCGCTCCACCATACTGA
- a CDS encoding DUF4261 domain-containing protein produces the protein MVSFVLFSDDVEIPEERWQTAFGDDLPFRVRVGEVSCNESGIVEFSLETDSSSQTNPGSIMLARMPALERDENAPPAALWPDFQSDMAAQQSHWIVTTFGSDLSLVEEALLLTHFTNSILQAFPSALGVLWNKHGLRVSAENFQTIVGSLEPDGLPTSVWIDILVVPASQAGGKPVAMTTGMDAFDLMEIECVDSPEPPNEIHRRIEGVCEYLLNHGPILKHGHTIGESESERIAIVHGQSAFGREGKVMHLVYADAESQGNASTLATTLTLIGLPAAALAMIGGIVYAVGMLTRGPDTKPPSVVASPTEQTASTPTDVVSTPVPSIVPDPPADAATVVQTQLLNQAVDWSNTKEIDLTVDDFWQSTEGMRDFESFVASPIQVPLDDLDGVRIAKPLVNPFAHHALLVATGSTTSSRVNTRVAVGDLESGQILQSVTVAGVSAQPLAYSASCQMAWMSAGRQSEMLQGWRLHEDQVEQSKPWDPFQSVPAPRLPERRLRTSGIRFVYPMANSTLVVGNTNGHVVIWNIETMAPVAHYHVGNRPAWAVTANGHLLALATSSELTIVDVRTNELVAKRSLADLGSISWPKLDFSRDASELFLSSVSRIVILSADDGSITDDFTVGGLSTSNGAIFVDRDQVLVNGTHLISRTTQQTVRRLSGLGVPISFDRYTYAMSHDASAMVLWPLELPTALDATDSRDPMVLKTSGLESN, from the coding sequence ATGGTGAGTTTTGTACTTTTCAGCGACGACGTTGAAATTCCTGAAGAGCGTTGGCAAACGGCGTTCGGGGATGACTTGCCATTTCGAGTCCGTGTCGGCGAAGTCTCGTGCAACGAATCCGGAATCGTCGAATTCAGTTTGGAAACGGACTCTTCAAGCCAAACGAATCCGGGCTCCATCATGCTGGCACGGATGCCTGCACTGGAACGAGATGAGAATGCCCCACCCGCCGCGTTGTGGCCGGACTTCCAATCAGACATGGCGGCTCAGCAAAGTCACTGGATTGTGACAACGTTCGGATCGGATCTTAGCTTGGTCGAGGAGGCGTTGCTGCTAACGCATTTCACCAATTCAATTCTTCAAGCCTTCCCATCCGCACTGGGAGTCCTTTGGAACAAGCATGGTCTTCGGGTCAGTGCTGAGAACTTCCAAACCATCGTCGGTTCGCTGGAGCCCGATGGTCTGCCGACTTCTGTTTGGATCGACATTCTAGTTGTTCCCGCTTCACAGGCGGGTGGTAAACCAGTCGCGATGACCACCGGAATGGATGCATTTGACTTGATGGAAATTGAATGCGTCGATTCACCTGAACCGCCTAATGAAATCCATCGGCGGATCGAAGGCGTTTGCGAATACTTGCTGAATCACGGACCGATCTTAAAACACGGCCACACCATCGGCGAGTCAGAATCCGAACGCATCGCCATCGTGCATGGTCAATCAGCCTTCGGACGTGAAGGCAAAGTCATGCATCTTGTCTACGCAGACGCGGAGTCACAAGGCAATGCCTCCACCTTGGCAACGACCTTGACTTTGATCGGCCTTCCTGCCGCGGCGCTCGCCATGATTGGTGGCATCGTCTACGCCGTTGGCATGTTGACGCGCGGCCCTGACACCAAACCCCCGTCCGTCGTTGCTTCGCCCACTGAACAAACCGCTTCCACACCGACCGATGTCGTGTCGACGCCAGTGCCATCGATTGTCCCCGATCCCCCGGCGGACGCCGCCACCGTCGTCCAAACGCAATTGTTGAATCAAGCTGTCGATTGGTCCAACACGAAGGAGATCGACCTGACTGTCGATGATTTTTGGCAGTCAACCGAGGGCATGCGGGACTTCGAAAGTTTTGTTGCGAGTCCTATCCAGGTTCCCTTGGATGATTTGGATGGCGTTCGCATCGCCAAACCGCTCGTCAATCCCTTTGCCCATCACGCGCTTTTGGTGGCGACTGGATCCACAACATCCTCCCGCGTCAACACTCGTGTCGCGGTGGGCGATCTCGAATCAGGCCAGATTCTTCAATCAGTGACGGTCGCTGGCGTTTCCGCCCAACCGTTGGCCTATTCGGCATCTTGTCAAATGGCCTGGATGTCCGCTGGCCGGCAATCCGAGATGTTGCAGGGATGGCGTTTACATGAAGACCAAGTTGAACAGAGCAAACCGTGGGATCCGTTTCAATCCGTTCCCGCCCCGCGACTTCCCGAACGCCGTTTGCGAACGTCCGGCATTCGATTTGTTTACCCAATGGCCAACTCAACACTGGTCGTGGGAAACACAAATGGACACGTCGTCATCTGGAACATCGAGACGATGGCACCTGTCGCCCATTACCACGTGGGCAACCGACCGGCCTGGGCGGTGACTGCCAATGGACATTTGCTTGCACTCGCAACCAGCTCTGAATTAACCATCGTTGATGTGCGAACCAATGAACTGGTCGCTAAGCGTTCGCTCGCTGATTTAGGCTCCATCAGTTGGCCCAAACTTGACTTTTCCCGAGACGCTTCGGAACTTTTCCTTTCCTCCGTTTCTCGCATTGTAATTTTGTCGGCCGATGACGGTTCGATCACGGACGACTTCACCGTCGGTGGGCTCTCAACCAGCAATGGAGCAATTTTCGTGGACCGCGATCAAGTGTTGGTCAACGGAACCCATCTCATTTCACGAACCACTCAACAGACCGTCCGACGATTGAGCGGTTTGGGTGTTCCTATCAGCTTCGATCGTTACACCTACGCTATGTCCCACGATGCTTCCGCAATGGTTCTTTGGCCGCTGGAACTACCGACGGCATTGGACGCCACAGATAGTCGCGACCCAATGGTCTTAAAAACCAGTGGTCTTGAGTCGAATTGA
- a CDS encoding DUF4198 domain-containing protein: protein MNRWTTCVIASLTCLCIAVQAQAHYLWISVKQGTDDTQVANIYFEESPHPGDGSYMDHFLGKSDVWVRTVSQPMPSAVAATEVKEGENRWMRSTMPRATEYSVDAYGKFGVYSYGKTKVLLHYYARNLSVESHDAMHELGHAEQMDFDLVPHEVGDTLEFTLLWQGKPVADRMVFIRGADGLRINVSTDAKGRVDLQRPASGNLTLRSSVEFDTPGEDDGEAYEKVRHNITLVMPL, encoded by the coding sequence ATGAATCGTTGGACAACTTGCGTCATTGCCAGTCTCACGTGCCTTTGTATTGCTGTGCAAGCGCAGGCTCACTATCTGTGGATCTCGGTGAAGCAAGGCACTGACGACACGCAAGTCGCCAACATTTACTTCGAAGAATCGCCCCATCCGGGCGATGGCTCTTACATGGACCACTTCCTCGGCAAGAGCGACGTTTGGGTCCGAACGGTTTCGCAACCAATGCCATCCGCTGTCGCCGCGACGGAAGTCAAAGAAGGTGAGAATCGATGGATGCGTTCAACGATGCCACGCGCAACGGAATACAGTGTCGATGCATACGGCAAGTTTGGGGTGTACAGCTATGGGAAGACGAAAGTCCTGCTGCACTATTACGCGAGAAACCTGTCCGTCGAGTCTCATGACGCCATGCATGAGCTGGGACATGCCGAACAAATGGATTTCGACTTGGTTCCGCACGAAGTGGGTGACACCCTGGAATTCACCTTGCTGTGGCAGGGAAAGCCCGTTGCGGATCGAATGGTCTTCATTCGTGGAGCCGATGGCTTACGCATAAATGTTTCGACCGACGCGAAGGGTCGTGTTGATTTGCAGCGTCCCGCGTCTGGCAACTTGACCCTCCGAAGCAGTGTCGAATTCGACACTCCTGGCGAGGATGACGGCGAAGCCTACGAGAAGGTGCGTCACAACATCACCCTCGTCATGCCTCTTTGA
- a CDS encoding Swt1 family HEPN domain-containing protein, whose product MIDAIAASAEGLRRVFQESIVARDLAEPLASFDSTSETKVIREFMVERPLTVLGIRVDGIVKGYLHQERLDNRSITDQMHPLEDAAVVATTSAVQSVVNLLDRHPFVLVATLGQPVGVIHRHDLEKPPMRMWLFGMITLFEMSLTRIIDRAYPDESWQASLSEARAEKAKDLQNERARRKESVKLIDCLQLSDKGQIFAKSDTLRERFWKRSKNEIRSVVKDLEKLRNNLAHSQPYTAANWDAIRRLADTLDRLLELSPDYVAVNSLLPFDEGQQPSD is encoded by the coding sequence ATGATCGATGCGATTGCCGCGAGTGCCGAAGGATTGAGACGAGTTTTTCAAGAGAGCATCGTGGCTCGCGATCTGGCGGAACCGCTGGCTTCCTTTGATTCCACCAGCGAAACGAAGGTGATCCGCGAATTCATGGTGGAAAGACCACTCACGGTTCTGGGGATCCGTGTCGACGGGATTGTGAAGGGCTACCTGCATCAGGAACGTCTCGACAACCGTTCGATCACGGATCAGATGCACCCCCTCGAAGACGCTGCCGTCGTGGCAACAACGTCCGCAGTGCAAAGCGTGGTGAACCTGCTAGACCGTCATCCATTTGTTTTAGTGGCGACGTTGGGTCAACCCGTCGGGGTCATTCATCGTCATGACCTGGAAAAGCCACCCATGCGGATGTGGTTGTTCGGCATGATCACGCTTTTTGAAATGAGTTTGACTCGAATCATTGACCGGGCCTATCCGGACGAATCGTGGCAAGCATCCTTGTCCGAAGCCAGAGCTGAAAAAGCAAAGGACTTGCAAAATGAGAGAGCACGACGAAAAGAGAGTGTGAAGCTGATCGACTGTTTGCAGTTGTCTGACAAAGGCCAAATTTTCGCGAAGTCGGACACGCTGCGAGAACGATTCTGGAAACGTTCCAAAAATGAAATTCGCAGCGTCGTCAAAGACCTCGAGAAACTTCGCAACAACCTGGCACATTCTCAGCCCTACACCGCCGCCAATTGGGACGCGATTCGAAGGCTCGCCGATACGTTGGACCGTTTGTTGGAATTGTCGCCCGACTACGTTGCGGTGAATAGTTTGCTGCCCTTTGACGAAGGGCAGCAGCCAAGCGATTGA
- a CDS encoding DUF1559 family PulG-like putative transporter, with protein sequence MSLHRTNTSSRFAFTLVELLVVIAIIGVLVGLLLPAVQSAREAARRMSCSNNMKQIGLALHMHHDIVNYFPSQRDQAEAPVPANQQSFYRWGPLGLLTPYLEQSAIYQAIDLKKPLYLFSMGPPPGVTTHPDLGEEVATKVPTFLCPSDVNDRVSEDWGATNYHANNGTAQDGGIYVDCDGLFYIDSRKRFRDILDGTSHTAAFCETLIGSGLPDSTRGEANQTAESVNASVWNAASPTIEDSWCLNDASPVIFKRGEKWADGSVNDSGYHHFRAPNSIVNDCYSRYAAIKSGRSRHTGGVTVLLADGSVHFVTESIDANVWRLVGSIADREVVPEF encoded by the coding sequence ATGTCACTTCATCGAACAAACACGAGTTCGCGTTTCGCGTTCACACTCGTCGAGTTGCTCGTGGTCATCGCCATCATTGGCGTCCTTGTCGGTCTTCTGTTGCCGGCCGTGCAATCCGCTCGCGAAGCAGCTCGACGAATGAGCTGCAGCAACAACATGAAGCAGATCGGACTCGCACTGCACATGCACCACGACATTGTGAACTACTTTCCTTCCCAACGAGACCAAGCCGAGGCGCCGGTTCCGGCGAACCAGCAGTCTTTCTATCGCTGGGGGCCCCTTGGACTATTGACGCCCTATCTCGAACAGTCCGCGATCTACCAAGCAATTGACCTCAAAAAACCGCTCTATCTTTTCTCGATGGGGCCGCCGCCCGGCGTCACCACGCACCCTGACTTGGGTGAAGAGGTTGCCACCAAGGTGCCGACATTCTTGTGCCCGAGCGACGTCAACGATCGCGTGAGCGAAGACTGGGGAGCGACGAACTACCACGCCAACAATGGCACCGCACAAGACGGCGGAATCTATGTCGACTGCGACGGACTGTTTTACATCGACTCACGGAAACGATTTCGTGACATCCTCGATGGGACCTCACACACAGCGGCTTTCTGCGAAACTCTGATTGGTTCCGGTTTGCCCGACAGCACTCGTGGAGAAGCCAATCAAACCGCCGAGAGCGTCAATGCCTCGGTTTGGAACGCGGCTTCGCCAACCATCGAAGATTCCTGGTGCCTCAACGATGCCAGCCCCGTGATCTTCAAACGAGGCGAGAAATGGGCAGATGGATCCGTCAATGACTCGGGCTACCACCACTTTCGAGCGCCGAACTCAATCGTGAACGACTGCTACTCACGGTATGCAGCCATCAAAAGCGGCCGCAGTCGTCACACGGGTGGCGTCACGGTGTTGCTCGCGGATGGATCCGTGCATTTCGTAACCGAATCCATCGACGCCAACGTTTGGCGTTTGGTCGGCTCCATCGCTGACCGAGAAGTCGTTCCTGAATTCTGA
- a CDS encoding YbcC family protein codes for MPPTNTTPTKTESITHKQPSIHEAPQTLGVLDSIIQTVEQRISPVWPLKDYVAVNPYAGFAKQEFLATREYLRTLSDLEFFMPVDYYRQQFAAGELDRNDISAAVDELVADRVEGAERIDVNQVVTLLRQASTPSPTADAEFTHPANDNRTLFTLAEIIDADTDSDWCRSITSEISKQCASHYDDGQATWCSTSRDLPLFTAWRSEKLRDRTFEILGVSGFRKFVSALPHDGSAALSWLMNQLGLPIELWEDYLLCSALKLPGWSAWTRYQQREANHAGIENDDFIGLIAIRMAYEVAISKHLNFHVAWPSFANKHLKNRERAAHPSNHDLLRYALLKASEIAYRNRLLGDLGGQKSASLGEGSVDGQTSLDHSADSSPPLAQMVFCIDVRSERLRRHLEATSSAIETFGFAGFFGIPMEFVELGTNQGSPNVPALIQPQFRVHEEIDTVDADQNSSFATKRLNLRFMRKAWKEFQSSAISMFAFVETTGLLYGWKLLARSLGWKPSLQHRFDGVAKEHRCELSPSIDNLPERGVTFEKQVDLAESILRGIGILHDFGRLVVFCGHGSEVQNNPLQAGLDCGACGGHSGEPNARFAAKLLNQPHIRQSLVQRGIEIPDDTQFVAALHNTTTDEISFFDDHLLPSSHLGDRQQLQSLATDATQRTRMERCRLLPGPDTNDVVRRSGDWSEVRPEWGLAGNAAFIAAPRQFTQSVSLDGRSFLHSYDYRNDRDFTVLEQIMTAPMVVANWINMQYYASTVDPIHFGSGNKTVHNVVGGFGILSGNGGDLMSGLPWQSVHDGKHYQHHPLRLLAVLAAPRDAITSVLEKHPNVAELISNGWIHLVAAEGHRLYRYTEQNTWEETTHNPTHPTAV; via the coding sequence ATGCCGCCCACAAATACCACACCGACGAAGACGGAATCCATCACGCACAAGCAGCCCTCGATCCACGAGGCCCCTCAAACGCTTGGCGTCCTCGATTCAATCATACAAACCGTCGAGCAGAGGATTTCGCCCGTCTGGCCACTGAAGGACTACGTGGCCGTCAACCCGTACGCCGGGTTTGCAAAACAAGAATTCTTGGCAACGCGTGAGTACCTCCGTACTTTGTCGGACCTCGAATTCTTCATGCCGGTGGACTACTACCGACAACAGTTTGCTGCTGGCGAACTCGATCGCAACGACATCTCCGCCGCGGTGGATGAATTGGTTGCGGACCGTGTGGAAGGTGCAGAACGAATCGACGTGAATCAAGTGGTGACGCTCCTACGACAGGCATCCACGCCCAGCCCAACCGCAGATGCAGAATTCACTCACCCCGCCAACGACAACCGAACTCTTTTCACACTCGCAGAGATCATCGACGCTGATACGGATTCCGATTGGTGCCGTTCGATTACATCAGAGATTTCGAAACAGTGTGCTTCTCACTATGACGATGGCCAGGCCACTTGGTGCAGCACATCACGTGACCTGCCACTCTTCACCGCATGGCGATCGGAGAAACTGCGTGATCGAACCTTTGAAATTCTTGGTGTTTCTGGTTTTCGGAAGTTTGTTTCTGCGCTGCCTCACGACGGTAGCGCAGCCCTGTCTTGGCTGATGAACCAACTTGGTTTGCCAATAGAGCTTTGGGAGGACTACCTACTTTGCTCCGCACTTAAGCTGCCCGGTTGGAGCGCATGGACGCGATATCAACAACGCGAAGCCAATCATGCTGGAATCGAAAACGATGACTTCATCGGTTTGATCGCGATTCGAATGGCCTACGAAGTGGCGATCTCCAAGCACCTGAACTTTCATGTTGCTTGGCCAAGCTTCGCAAACAAACACCTGAAGAATCGCGAACGAGCCGCACATCCCAGCAATCATGATTTGCTTCGATACGCGTTGCTCAAGGCGAGCGAAATTGCCTACCGCAATCGTTTGCTTGGTGATTTGGGCGGTCAGAAATCAGCAAGCCTCGGTGAAGGTTCAGTCGATGGACAAACGAGTCTCGATCACTCTGCGGATTCATCTCCACCGCTGGCACAAATGGTCTTTTGCATCGACGTTCGATCCGAACGGTTACGACGTCATCTCGAAGCGACATCCTCTGCCATCGAGACCTTTGGTTTTGCAGGCTTCTTTGGCATTCCCATGGAATTTGTTGAGTTGGGAACCAACCAGGGATCTCCAAACGTTCCTGCGTTGATCCAGCCGCAGTTTCGCGTCCACGAGGAGATTGACACCGTCGATGCAGACCAGAATTCCAGCTTCGCCACGAAGCGACTCAATCTTCGTTTCATGCGGAAAGCTTGGAAAGAGTTCCAATCATCCGCTATCAGCATGTTCGCTTTCGTGGAAACCACCGGCCTGCTTTACGGATGGAAACTATTGGCTCGGTCACTGGGCTGGAAACCTTCACTTCAGCACCGCTTCGACGGCGTCGCCAAGGAGCACCGCTGCGAGCTATCTCCTTCGATTGACAATTTGCCGGAACGAGGTGTCACCTTTGAGAAGCAGGTTGATCTCGCAGAATCCATTCTGCGAGGGATCGGAATTCTCCACGACTTCGGCCGGCTGGTCGTTTTCTGCGGTCATGGCAGCGAAGTGCAAAACAATCCCTTGCAAGCAGGATTGGACTGCGGCGCATGCGGTGGCCATTCAGGCGAACCCAATGCAAGGTTCGCCGCGAAATTGCTGAACCAACCCCACATCCGTCAATCACTCGTGCAGCGTGGCATCGAAATCCCTGACGACACTCAGTTTGTAGCGGCACTTCACAACACCACCACGGACGAGATTTCATTCTTCGATGACCATTTGCTGCCGTCGTCGCACTTAGGCGACCGACAACAACTGCAATCGTTGGCGACGGATGCGACCCAGCGAACTCGCATGGAACGCTGCCGATTGCTTCCGGGACCTGACACGAATGACGTCGTGCGACGCAGTGGTGATTGGTCCGAAGTGCGTCCCGAATGGGGGCTGGCTGGGAATGCGGCGTTCATCGCGGCACCTCGACAGTTCACGCAATCCGTGTCGCTCGATGGAAGGTCGTTCCTGCACAGCTATGACTACCGCAATGACCGGGACTTCACAGTGCTGGAACAAATCATGACCGCCCCCATGGTCGTCGCGAATTGGATCAACATGCAGTACTACGCTTCCACTGTGGACCCAATTCATTTCGGAAGCGGCAACAAAACAGTCCACAACGTGGTCGGTGGATTCGGAATCCTCTCGGGCAACGGGGGTGATCTGATGAGCGGACTGCCATGGCAATCTGTACACGACGGCAAGCACTATCAACACCATCCTCTTCGCTTGCTCGCAGTCCTCGCCGCTCCACGCGATGCGATCACATCGGTTCTCGAAAAACATCCCAATGTTGCAGAGCTGATTTCAAACGGCTGGATTCACTTGGTCGCAGCAGAGGGACATCGGCTCTATCGCTATACCGAACAAAACACGTGGGAAGAAACCACTCACAACCCCACTCATCCAACCGCCGTTTGA
- a CDS encoding outer membrane protein assembly factor BamB family protein, which produces MPSILISILILTTTAVETWPSFLGPTPSSLDASQLPLKWSPTDGISWTAEISGHGQSSPVIWGDKLFVTSTDGPEKDTYFVSCFRTTDGQQLWSHKFPNSVPVANSYYVSRAAPTPTVDAERVVAFFESGDCLALSHDGEVLWQRDLSKDYGPFVAEFGLGASPCQTEDSVILLLEHDGPSCLLGLDKRTGQTLWKTERESTRSWSSPAIVRIHDMPQVVVSSGGGVDGYDPHTGEQQWHFDDIGGNTGCTPIDRGEGRFLVGASPGRNGENAGSAAQSNCMIQVTHDGDQYLVKKLWIAEGAVPSWASPIAHQGLAYWINRAGVVHCFDTETGEKVYTKRTEQSCWATPLAIGDRIYLFGKDGLTTVLQAGPEFKVLAENQTWDPESLPKESSLPEEKDERRRQASAMFSKPTLYGYAVTSDAIFVRVGNAILCCE; this is translated from the coding sequence ATGCCTTCGATCTTGATATCCATTTTGATTCTGACGACGACGGCGGTGGAAACCTGGCCTTCCTTTCTAGGGCCGACTCCATCTTCGCTTGACGCTTCTCAACTGCCGCTGAAATGGAGCCCAACAGACGGTATTTCTTGGACCGCCGAGATTTCTGGTCACGGGCAATCCAGCCCGGTGATTTGGGGTGACAAGCTCTTCGTAACCAGCACCGATGGTCCGGAGAAAGACACCTACTTCGTCTCGTGCTTTCGAACGACCGATGGCCAGCAACTTTGGTCGCACAAATTTCCCAACAGCGTGCCTGTCGCCAACAGTTACTACGTCAGCCGTGCCGCACCGACACCAACGGTCGACGCAGAACGTGTGGTGGCATTCTTTGAAAGCGGTGATTGTCTGGCTCTATCACACGATGGCGAAGTGCTGTGGCAACGAGACCTGTCCAAAGACTATGGCCCCTTCGTCGCAGAATTCGGCCTGGGAGCCTCTCCTTGCCAAACCGAGGACTCGGTCATCTTGTTGTTGGAACACGATGGCCCGAGTTGCCTGCTTGGGCTCGACAAACGAACCGGGCAAACGCTTTGGAAAACCGAACGCGAATCCACGCGGAGTTGGAGCTCACCTGCGATCGTGCGTATCCATGACATGCCCCAGGTCGTTGTCAGTTCGGGCGGCGGTGTGGACGGTTACGACCCGCATACTGGTGAACAGCAATGGCACTTCGATGACATCGGCGGGAACACGGGCTGCACCCCGATAGACCGCGGCGAAGGCCGGTTCCTTGTCGGTGCATCGCCGGGTCGCAATGGCGAAAACGCTGGCTCGGCGGCTCAGTCCAACTGCATGATCCAGGTGACGCACGATGGTGACCAATACCTTGTAAAGAAACTCTGGATTGCCGAAGGTGCCGTCCCGTCCTGGGCATCCCCCATCGCTCATCAAGGTTTGGCGTATTGGATCAATCGCGCCGGCGTGGTTCATTGCTTTGACACCGAAACGGGCGAGAAGGTCTACACCAAACGGACCGAACAATCATGCTGGGCGACCCCATTGGCGATCGGCGATCGGATTTACCTGTTTGGAAAAGACGGGCTGACCACCGTGCTCCAGGCGGGTCCCGAGTTCAAGGTGCTGGCTGAGAATCAAACTTGGGATCCCGAAAGCCTGCCCAAAGAGTCGTCGCTTCCCGAAGAGAAAGACGAGCGGCGACGCCAAGCCAGCGCCATGTTCAGCAAACCCACCCTGTACGGGTACGCAGTGACTTCCGACGCAATTTTTGTTCGCGTGGGGAACGCCATTCTTTGTTGTGAATAG